Genomic segment of Anaerosporomusa subterranea:
GGGCTTGCCGGTTGGCTTCAGCGATAATTCTTGTGGCTTCTTCAGCGGCTTGGTGAACTGCTGATTCCATTTTCACCTTCGCCGCTTCTTCCCCTTGGGTAAAGCCATCCGCATAGCCAGCCTCTTTTCCATCTACATAGCCAGCATCTTTACCTTCCGAATAGCCCTGCTCCTTACCTTCTGCAAAGCCCGCTTTTTTACTATGTTCATATAACGCACTAGATTGCTTCTCCATGTCAAGCTTGGCTTTTTCGATAATAGCGACCGCTCTTGCCTCGACTTGTAGGGTAATGTCTGGAGTAAAGCCTTGTTGCTGGTCATCAGGATGTATTATTTTATCATCAGACACTACCAGGCAAAGATTATTAATCACAACAGGGAGATTATTAAGCCTTACTTGTTTAATAATCTTAGACAATAATCTCGTCTCCTTTTCCTCTGGAAACAACAATTTCTCCAGACTCTTCTAGGCTACGGATTACATTGACAATTTTCTGCTGCGATTCTTCAACATCACGAATACGAACAGGTCCCATATACTGTATTTCTTCCTTCAGCATCTCTGCTGCGCGCTTTGACATATTGCGGAATACTTTTTCTGTTACTTCACCTGACGAGGCTTTAAGGCTAAGAGCCAAATCTTTCGATTCCACTTGTCGTAAGACCAACTGTAGCGATCTGTCGTCAAGCAACACAATATCTTCGAAGACAAACATCCGTTTTTTAATTTCTTCGGCTAATTCAGGATGTTGTACTTCAAGATTCTCGATAATCGTGCGTTCTGTAGCTCTGTCGACACGATTCAAGACATCGACGATTGAGTCAACTCCACCCGCTGTCGTAAAGTCTTGACTGGTCATAGTCGAAAGCTTACGTTCAAGGATACGTTCAACATCTTTGATAACATCAGGAGAGGTCCTATCCATGGTTGCAATTCGTCTGGCTACTTCAACTTGACGTTCCGGCGGCAGGGAGGAAATGATCGTTGCCGCTTGGTCAGGCTGCAGATATGCCATAATTAGCGCTAATGTCTGAGGATGCTCATTTTGAATAAAGTTAAGTAATTGTCCAGGATCTGTTTTTCGGGCAAAGTCGAACGGCCGGATTTGCAAGCTTGAAGTCAGCCTATTGATAATAGAGACTGCCTTTTCAGCGCCTAGCGCTTTCTCGAGAATTTCGCGTGCGTAATCCAAACCACCAGTAGTAATAAAGTCTTTTGCAACACACATCTGATGAAACTCAGCTAAGACCTTATCTTTCTGCTCCTGTGTCACTTTACGCTGATTGGCTATTTCCAGAGTCAGCTTTTCCAATTCATCCTCTTTCAGATGCTTAAATACTTGAGCGGAAATGTCCGGCCCCAAGGCAATCAGAAGGAGGGCTGCTTTTTGTTTTCCTGAAAACTCAGCTTGATACATAGCCTCACCCCTCTGCCTGTCTATTCGTCACCTAACCAAGCCCGAACTAATTGTGCAACTTCTTCCGGTTTTGCTTTTGCAAACCGTTCAACCGTTTCGCGTTGTTGAATTCGTTCTTGCTCTTCGGGACTCATGGGTTGAACAACCGGTTCTTGCAGCTCTACGGCAGAAGCAGTCTCTTCAAGACTAGTTACAATTTGAACTTCATTTTCTTTTCTTCTGCGAATAACCAAACGGGCAATGAAATACGCAAGTAATAAAACAACTGCTGCGATGCCAAGTATAATATACATATTTTGTTTACTTTGTTGTTCTGAGGAAAGTTCTTGTTTCAACCGATCAGTAGCCTCTGTATTGAAAGGAATAATTTCAACAGCGATGGCATCACCACGAGCAGGATTTAGCCCCACGGCAGATGATACCACTTTTGCGATGCTTTCTTGCTGTGATCCGCCTACATTGGCGTCCACCAAAACGGAAACGGTCAAACGCTTTATTGAACCTGGAGCGGCGACTACTTTTTCCTTGGTCTCATTTACTTCGTAGTTGCGAGTCACTTCTTTTTTATCATAGTTGGATTGAGTATTATTATTATTGGTTACATAGCCCGGGATGTTGGTGGCGACTCCAGGCGTTCCACCTAGCGCGCCAGTGGTTCCCTTGTATGCTTCTGTCGACTCCTGCATACTGCGAACAATGCCTTTATCGTCGACAACTGGCTGAAAGGTTTGTTTATCAACTATTCTTTGGTCAAAGTTAAGCTCGACATTGACTCTAACCGCAGCCTTGCCTGGTCCAAGCACCTGCTCTAACATTGATTGAGCACTCTTCTGCAGACCATCTTGCACTTTTTTCGTCAACTCGATAAACGTTAAGTTGGCTTTGGTATCGAATTGTTGCTGTGAATTCGGCTCTTCTTCGTTAAGAACGCGTGCGAAATTATCAACAACAGTGATATTTTCCGCCTTTAAACCTTGAATGCTGTGGGCAACGAGGTTAACGATTCCGCGAACTTGCTCTTTTGAAAGCTGAGAATTAGGGCGAAGTTTCAACATAATAGAAGCCGTTGCCGGCTTTTCATTTTTTCTATACAGACTGTCTTCCGGCATAACGATATGAACTCTAGCCTTTTCGACTTCGGCAAGTTGTTCAATTGTACGAGACAATTCACCCTGCAAAGCCTGTAGTAAATAGACCTTATTTTGGAATTCAGTTACACCAAACTTGTTTTGATCGAAAATTTCAAACCCCTTGTTGCCTCGGGGCAATCCTATGCTAGCCAACTCCAGTCTGATACGGTACACATCGTTGGAGTGTGCCATGATGGCAGTCCCATTATTGCCAATCTCGTACGGGACCTTCATTTCTTTCAACTTTGCGGCTACTTCGCCAGCGTCTTTGGCTTCCATATTCGTAAACAACGGAACATATTCCGGTCGACCGCCCCACCAGTAGCTCCATCCAAGTATGGATAGGAACAATAATAAAGCTACGCCGCCTAGTATGTACCGCTGACGTTTATCGATGGTTTGCCAAAGACGTAGAGACTGTTCTTTCCAGTCGACCATCGTCTCCACCCTTCCAAGCAATAACTACCCAGCAGTTTCTGGCGTCACACTTGCATTCTCATAATTTCTTGGTATGCATCGATAACTTTATTGCGAACTTGCATGGTGAGTTGCAAAGCGACTGCTGCTTTTTCGGAGGCGATTGTCACTTGGGAAATATCCTGTATCTTACCTGCCGCGAGATCAATAGATGCTTTTTCCGCGTCCTTCTGCAAATGGTTTACACTATCCAACGCTTCAGACAGCATTTTTCCGAAGTCTGCTTCATTAGCACCTACAGGTTTTACAGCAGAGTTAGCATTACGGATGATCTCAGTTGGCTTAATTGCATCAATTCTCATCTTCTACCTCCTAACGCCCAATTTCTAGCGCCTTCATGGCCATCCCTTTAGCTGCATTAACAGCAGCTACATTGGCCTCGTACGCTCGGGTTGCAGTAATCATGTCGACCATTTCAGTGACAATATGTATATTCGGCATTTCTACATAGCCTTCAGGGCTGGCGTCAGGGTGTTGCGGGTCAAACACTTTTCGCAGCGGAGATTCATCTTGTTTAATTCCAACAACCCGAACTCCTTCGCCAACGGCAAGTTGACTGTTAAGGGTTTGTAAAAACGATGGTTGATCGGTACGCGGTTGAAATACGACCATTTGACGCCGATATGCACCGCCAGCGGCTGTCCTCGTCGTATTGGCATTGGCAATATTATTCGATATGACATCCAATCGCAACCTCTCTGCGGTTAAGCCCGAAGCCGCAGCGTCGATGGCGCTAAACATCCCCATTATTAACGCCTCCCTTCATTAATCGCTGATTTTATCGACGAATAGTGGCGACTAAGTTGCTGTACTGTTGCATCATAATAAATAGTGTTTTTAGCCATATTTGCCATTTCAATTTCAATATCGACGTTATTTCCATCAGTACGATATGAATTTTCAGTCACTGTACGAATTTGAGGGCTGAGCGCATTAGAACGAACTATCTGCCCAATATGGCGTTCATGGGTTATGGACATAGGTAACTTTTTCTTTTTAGAATCCATTTCTTCACGCAAAGCATCTTCAAAGCGTACCTCGCTACGCTTAAAGCCCGGAGTATTTACATTAGCGATATTATCTGCGATGACCTTATGTCGAACGGAAGCTGCGGCGATTGCTTGTTCAAGCAAAGCTGCATGAGGTGCTGAAGATAAAATATTCACGAGAGCCCTCCTCTGGCAAAAAAAACAAATAAAATGACAAATTTATTTAATTACATGCCATACCATACCATAATTCTACAGGAATTGCGCATTTCCTTCAATGTTGAATTTGTTAAATAACGATTAACACCGATAATCTTCATAAAATAGGACATTAGTCTGATTATTTGCCAAGACACACAAAAAGCCGTCCGCAGACGGCTTTTTTGTGTGGTTCTATTATTTCTTCATTTTCTTCAATTCATCCAACAGGCGTTCGTTAAGAACTCGGATATAGGTACCTTTCATACCAAGAGACTTGGACTCAATAACACCCGCGCTCTCAAATTTCCGTAGCGCATTCACGATGACAGACCGGGTGATACCGACCCTATCGGCAATTTTACTGGCAACCAACAAACCTTCATTGCCATCCAACTCGCTGAGAATATGGATAACTGCTTCTAGTTCAGAGTAGGAAAGCGTACCTAAAGCAACTTGGACTGTCGCCTTTTTGCGCGCTTCTTCTTCAATTTTTTCGCTACGATCTCGTAAAATCTCCATTCCAACAACGGTGGCACCATATTCGGCCAGAATCAGATCGCCATCAGTTAAGTGGTCATGAAATTTAGCGACCAGTAAAGTCCCTAGGCGATCACCACCACCATAGATTGGAATTACTGTCGTAAATTTATCATTAAAGATACAATTGGTTGGTTCTGGGCTGAACGCGCACATGCCATGTTGGAGCTGTAAGTTAGGAGAAGTCTCAGAAATCTTTAGTAGCCATTCGGTATAACGCTCAGGAAAAATTCCCTGCTTGAGAACAAGCTCCTTCATCATGTCGCATTCAAAATCATCAAGTAGAGCGTATCCTAAGACTGCGCCACCTTTGTCGACGACATAAATATTAGCATTAATTACATGACACAAAACTGAGGATATTTCGTTATACTCCACTTTTTCTGACTTTTGGAGCAACTTGTTGATCTTACGGGTGCGTTCTAGCAATGATTGCATTTAAAATTCGCCTACCTTTCAATAATAAAAATATGTTTTTTTACTCTATAGAATATAGTGACTTAGATTCTGATCAACTACTATATGGTTTAGCATTGTCCTGACGTATTGTCTGTCGATATGAATCTCTTTTTGCTCAAGGTCAGGCGCTTCATAGGATAGTTGTTCGAGAAGCTTTTCCATCACTGTGTATAGTCGGCGAGCGCCGATATTCTCTGTCTCAGTGTTGATGGTGCAGGCAATATTAGCAATTTCATCAACCGCATCATCTGAGAATGTGATTGCAACTCCTTCTGCCGCGAGTAAGCATATATATTGCTTGATTAGTGCCTGCGACGGCTCGGTGAGGATTTGTCTGAAGTCCTCCTTGGACAAGCTCGTCAGTTCGACACGGATGGGAAACCTGCCTTGCAATTCCGGAATGAGATCCGAGGGCTTTGAGATGTGGAATGCACCAGCAGCGATAAAAAGAATATGATCAGTTTTTACCGGACCATACTTTGTGACAACAGTCGATCCTTCAACGATTGGAAGAATATCACGCTGAACTCCTTCGCGTGATACATCAGGTCCGCTCGTTCGGCCTCGGCCAGCGACTTTATCGATTTCATCTAGAAAGATGATGCCCGCATTTTCTGCTAATTGAATGGCGGAAGCGATAACTTGGTCCATGTCAATCAACTTTTGGGCTTCTTCCTGTATGAGAATTTTCCTTGCGTTTGCCACTGTAAGTTTCCGTTTTTTTGTTTTCTTGGGCAGTAAATTCCCTAGCATATCTCCTAGGTTAATTCCCATTTCTTCCATACCCGATCCAGCGAACATTCCCATAGGTGGGTGAGTAATGTCTTCTACCGCAATTTCGATTAGCTCGTCTTCTAATTCACCTTGCTTCAAGAGTTCTCGCCAGTGTGTACGTTCAGCCTGGTCATCAAATTTAGAATCATTTTTATTCGGTTCGGTACTGCCTGCAGTCCCTGAGAAAAGGAGTTCAAATGGGTTGCGGGGAGTTTCTTTCACTGTCGGGCAGAAAAAGTTAACAATCTGTTCGTCAGCCAATTCCCGCGCTTTATCATTTACCTCCAGTATTCGTTCCTGCTTGACCATACGAATAGCTGTTTCTACTAAATCTCTAACCATGGATTCTACATCTCGCCCCACATAGCCGATCTCAGTAAACTTGGTCGCCTCCACTTTGATAAATGGGGCATTTACCAGCTTAGCTAGACGCCTGGCAATCTCGGTTTTTCCTACCCCCGTGGGGCCAATCATGAGAATGTTTTTAGGTATGACCTCTTCCTGCATAGCTGAAGGCAGCATTCTGCTTCTCCAGCGGTTCCGTAAAGCGATTGCAACTGACCTTTTTGCTTGATGTTGCCCAACGATGTATTTATTCAACTCATCTACAATCTGCTTGGGCGTCAACTCGGTCAAGTTCACCCCTCCCCGGTTTTACAATTCTTCCACTGTGATTCGATTGTTTGTGAATACGCATATTCCGGCCGCGATCTCCAACGCTTGCCTCGCAATTTCTCCTGCTGACAACTCAGAGTGGTTTACAAGCGCCCTAGCTGCGGCTAAAGCATAGGGACCACCTGAACCGATAGCTGTCACTCCGTCATCAGGTTCGATCACTTCTCCATTACCAGATATAATCAGTAAGCGTTCAGCGTCAGATACAATGAGAAGCGCTTCCAGTCGACGCAAGACTCGGTCGAGTCGCCATTCTTTAGCCAATTCAACGGCAGCTCGCATCATATTACCATGGAACTCTTCCAGTTTACCCTCAAACTTCTCGAATAAGGTGAAAGCATCAGCGACAGACCCAGCAAAGCCGGCTAATACCTTGCCATGGTATAATGTGCGAACCTTTTTCGCATTGTGCTTCATTATCGTATTTCCGCCAAAAGTTACCTGACCATCGCCTGCGAGCGCAGTTTTACCTTTGTGACGCACGGCGACAATTGTGGTCGCGTGAAACATGCTATCCCTCCTATGCTCGAGGATGCGCGTGCCGATAGATAGCCTTTAGTTTCTCTTTGGTAATGTGAGTGTAAAGTTGTGTTGTGGAAAGACTGACATGCCCTAGAAGTTCTTGAACAAAGCGGAGATCAGCCCCATGATCGAGTAAGTGCGTAGCAAAACTATGACGAATTGTGTGAGGAGTAACATGCTTGGCAAGAGCCAGTCTGTCTACATAGTTCTCGAGGATACGCCGGACACTGCGGTCTGTTAGCGGTCCGCCTTTACTATTAACGAACACTTTTTTGTGCTCATGTCCTTGGTGCTTACTATACAGTTTGGGGCGCGAGTGTTCAAGATAGATAGTCAGGGCATTAACTGCCTTACGTCCAACGGGTACGATACGCTCTTTTGATCCCTTGCCATACACTAACACAAAACGACTGTCAAAATCAATATCGTAAAGATTAAGACCAACCAGTTCACTAACCCTTACACCGGTTGCATACAATAATTCCAAAATTGCCAAATCGCGCAATCCTAGCAAATTGTGTCCAGGTAGAGCAAATAAGTCGTTTAGTTCGGCTTCATCAAGAAATTCAGGTAGCCGCTTTTCCAGCTTAGGTGTGTGGATAGAGTTAAAAGGGTTGTTTTCAAGAACATTTTCACGGCAGAGGAAGCGGAATAATGAACGCAGCGCTGCAATACGACGAGCGATAGTGCGGCGAGCATACTCATTCGTCTTCATGTAGGCAAGGTAGGAGCGAATGATCATTTGATTGACTGATCCGAAGTCACCATTAAATCCTTGGTGCCTTGCGTACTCCAAAAAGGTGGAAATGTCTGCGCTATAGCTGGCAATTGTATGCGCTGAGGCGTTCTTCTCCAGTTGAAGATACAGAATAAAATCTTGCACAGCTTTGTCACAATTAGTCATGGATATTGCCTTTTCTTGAATATGCTAGCCGAAATTCACACTTTATAGTAGCACATATATGCAAATTACGCAAGGATATTGTCATACTTTTCTATAAATTGACGCAGTTCTTCTAAGGATCGTTCCGCTATTAGCCGATTTTTTTCTTTCTTATCTCTGATTTTTCTTCCTAGTGGCGGCAGTAAACCAAAGTTA
This window contains:
- the fliG gene encoding flagellar motor switch protein FliG, whose product is MYQAEFSGKQKAALLLIALGPDISAQVFKHLKEDELEKLTLEIANQRKVTQEQKDKVLAEFHQMCVAKDFITTGGLDYAREILEKALGAEKAVSIINRLTSSLQIRPFDFARKTDPGQLLNFIQNEHPQTLALIMAYLQPDQAATIISSLPPERQVEVARRIATMDRTSPDVIKDVERILERKLSTMTSQDFTTAGGVDSIVDVLNRVDRATERTIIENLEVQHPELAEEIKKRMFVFEDIVLLDDRSLQLVLRQVESKDLALSLKASSGEVTEKVFRNMSKRAAEMLKEEIQYMGPVRIRDVEESQQKIVNVIRSLEESGEIVVSRGKGDEIIV
- the hslU gene encoding ATP-dependent protease ATPase subunit HslU, whose translation is MTELTPKQIVDELNKYIVGQHQAKRSVAIALRNRWRSRMLPSAMQEEVIPKNILMIGPTGVGKTEIARRLAKLVNAPFIKVEATKFTEIGYVGRDVESMVRDLVETAIRMVKQERILEVNDKARELADEQIVNFFCPTVKETPRNPFELLFSGTAGSTEPNKNDSKFDDQAERTHWRELLKQGELEDELIEIAVEDITHPPMGMFAGSGMEEMGINLGDMLGNLLPKKTKKRKLTVANARKILIQEEAQKLIDMDQVIASAIQLAENAGIIFLDEIDKVAGRGRTSGPDVSREGVQRDILPIVEGSTVVTKYGPVKTDHILFIAAGAFHISKPSDLIPELQGRFPIRVELTSLSKEDFRQILTEPSQALIKQYICLLAAEGVAITFSDDAVDEIANIACTINTETENIGARRLYTVMEKLLEQLSYEAPDLEQKEIHIDRQYVRTMLNHIVVDQNLSHYIL
- the fliF gene encoding flagellar basal-body MS-ring/collar protein FliF; translated protein: MVDWKEQSLRLWQTIDKRQRYILGGVALLLFLSILGWSYWWGGRPEYVPLFTNMEAKDAGEVAAKLKEMKVPYEIGNNGTAIMAHSNDVYRIRLELASIGLPRGNKGFEIFDQNKFGVTEFQNKVYLLQALQGELSRTIEQLAEVEKARVHIVMPEDSLYRKNEKPATASIMLKLRPNSQLSKEQVRGIVNLVAHSIQGLKAENITVVDNFARVLNEEEPNSQQQFDTKANLTFIELTKKVQDGLQKSAQSMLEQVLGPGKAAVRVNVELNFDQRIVDKQTFQPVVDDKGIVRSMQESTEAYKGTTGALGGTPGVATNIPGYVTNNNNTQSNYDKKEVTRNYEVNETKEKVVAAPGSIKRLTVSVLVDANVGGSQQESIAKVVSSAVGLNPARGDAIAVEIIPFNTEATDRLKQELSSEQQSKQNMYIILGIAAVVLLLAYFIARLVIRRRKENEVQIVTSLEETASAVELQEPVVQPMSPEEQERIQQRETVERFAKAKPEEVAQLVRAWLGDE
- a CDS encoding FliH/SctL family protein, translating into MSKIIKQVRLNNLPVVINNLCLVVSDDKIIHPDDQQQGFTPDITLQVEARAVAIIEKAKLDMEKQSSALYEHSKKAGFAEGKEQGYSEGKDAGYVDGKEAGYADGFTQGEEAAKVKMESAVHQAAEEATRIIAEANRQAQLTVLASEKQILDIALAITEKILACEIDANSQAVVTIVKSAMDKVRDQSQITVRVNPADFEFVIAAKSELEAILQREQSVDFAADQTVSRGGCVIDSTFGSADARLETQLHAVRAIIRSLLP
- the flgB gene encoding flagellar basal body rod protein FlgB; this encodes MNILSSAPHAALLEQAIAAASVRHKVIADNIANVNTPGFKRSEVRFEDALREEMDSKKKKLPMSITHERHIGQIVRSNALSPQIRTVTENSYRTDGNNVDIEIEMANMAKNTIYYDATVQQLSRHYSSIKSAINEGRR
- the hslV gene encoding ATP-dependent protease subunit HslV, which produces MFHATTIVAVRHKGKTALAGDGQVTFGGNTIMKHNAKKVRTLYHGKVLAGFAGSVADAFTLFEKFEGKLEEFHGNMMRAAVELAKEWRLDRVLRRLEALLIVSDAERLLIISGNGEVIEPDDGVTAIGSGGPYALAAARALVNHSELSAGEIARQALEIAAGICVFTNNRITVEEL
- the xerC gene encoding tyrosine recombinase XerC: MTNCDKAVQDFILYLQLEKNASAHTIASYSADISTFLEYARHQGFNGDFGSVNQMIIRSYLAYMKTNEYARRTIARRIAALRSLFRFLCRENVLENNPFNSIHTPKLEKRLPEFLDEAELNDLFALPGHNLLGLRDLAILELLYATGVRVSELVGLNLYDIDFDSRFVLVYGKGSKERIVPVGRKAVNALTIYLEHSRPKLYSKHQGHEHKKVFVNSKGGPLTDRSVRRILENYVDRLALAKHVTPHTIRHSFATHLLDHGADLRFVQELLGHVSLSTTQLYTHITKEKLKAIYRHAHPRA
- the flgC gene encoding flagellar basal body rod protein FlgC → MGMFSAIDAAASGLTAERLRLDVISNNIANANTTRTAAGGAYRRQMVVFQPRTDQPSFLQTLNSQLAVGEGVRVVGIKQDESPLRKVFDPQHPDASPEGYVEMPNIHIVTEMVDMITATRAYEANVAAVNAAKGMAMKALEIGR
- the codY gene encoding GTP-sensing pleiotropic transcriptional regulator CodY, encoding MQSLLERTRKINKLLQKSEKVEYNEISSVLCHVINANIYVVDKGGAVLGYALLDDFECDMMKELVLKQGIFPERYTEWLLKISETSPNLQLQHGMCAFSPEPTNCIFNDKFTTVIPIYGGGDRLGTLLVAKFHDHLTDGDLILAEYGATVVGMEILRDRSEKIEEEARKKATVQVALGTLSYSELEAVIHILSELDGNEGLLVASKIADRVGITRSVIVNALRKFESAGVIESKSLGMKGTYIRVLNERLLDELKKMKK
- the fliE gene encoding flagellar hook-basal body complex protein FliE, with translation MRIDAIKPTEIIRNANSAVKPVGANEADFGKMLSEALDSVNHLQKDAEKASIDLAAGKIQDISQVTIASEKAAVALQLTMQVRNKVIDAYQEIMRMQV